Below is a window of Mucilaginibacter sp. PAMC 26640 DNA.
TGAAAATAGGGCTGAAACAGGTTCTTGGAAACCTTGAAATCGAAGTATTTAATAATGGCGACGATGCCATAAACAAGTTATTAGAAATCAGCATTAACGACCCCTCATTATTCCCAGACTATATATTTCTAGACCTACATATGCCGGTGATGGGCGGATGGGAATTTTTAGACGCTTATCATCGATTAAATATTGACCCGGAAAACAAAATCAGGATTTATATTTTAACATCTTCAATATCCCGTAAAGATTTAACGCGCTCTATTTCAAATCCATTAATTGCAACATTCCTTTCAAAACCTATTGAATTGAATACCATCCGGTCGATTTTTTGCGGAGTGTAAGTATTTAGACTTCAGCGGATTTGTTGGTAAACAATGCTAAAAATAGGTTTTCGACAACGGTCTAATTTATAATTCCGTTTACTACGGCAAAGCGAACTAAGGCAGCAGTATTACGGGCACCGGTTTTGTCGATGAGGCCTTGACGGTATCCTTCAACAGTACGCTTTCCGGTAAATATTTTGTCTGCTATTTGTTGGTTGGTGTAGCCCTGAGCAATTAATTCAAGTACTTCTACTTCTTTTTCAGAAAATTCAAGTCCATGCGGTGATACGCGCTCTGTGCGATCAGAAACTGTCAGCATCCGGTTTAAAATCTTCGTCGATAACTGGGAAGCGACATATTGATTGTTTTTTGCTACATGTTTTATGGCAAAAATAAGTTCATCTGCGCTGATGCTTTTTAAGAGGTAACCGGCTGCACCTGCCCTAAAAGCCTGCGCAACATATTGTTCGTTATCATGTGCACTTAATACAATTGATTTAATCTGTGGATAGTTGGCTTGCAAGTTACCTACAAGTTCCAGCCCGTCCATCCCCGGCATACTTATATCCGTAAGCAATATATCGGCTTTGATTCCGCTATCAAGTAATTCTAGCACGGATAAGCCATCAACCGCCTCTGCTACGACATTATAAGTGGGCTCTTTATCCAATAAAGCTTTAATACCAGACCTAATGACATTATGGTCATCCGCAATAAGTATGTTAATCATATCATAAAAACTAAAACCCTCAATCTGGACTTTGCAATTTAGCCGTTCGTTTTTATTTATAAATCTAAAGTTATGGTTACAGCAGAACCTTCCCCAATCACTGAATGAACCTTTACTTTACCATTGTAAAGTGCGAGCCGGTTCCCTATACTAAGCAATCCTGATCCTGTCGGATTAGCTGCTTCAGCACTATAATTAAAACCTTTACCGTTATCATTAACTTTAATAGAGATCTCATGGCTTAATCTTAGTTGTATATCTACTATTGTAGCACCAGAATGCTTGATGCAGTTGTTAATTAATTCTTGTATTATGCGGAAGATATTTAATTCCAACGCCAATGCAGGCCTTTCAACATCTTGGAAGCAAGCGATTCTAATATCCATATTGGCCGATGATAACCTGCCTGCCAATTCGTTTAGCGTAGCAGGCAATCCAAATTCAACCAAAATGGATGGTGCCAATGCAAAAGATATATTGCGCAGATCACTTATCGCCTCGTCAACCAGCACATCAATTTCGGCCAGGCTGCCTGTTTCATTTAGGACAGGTTTTAACAGGTCAATCTTCATCTTGACGCCATACAACAATTGGCTTACACTATCATGCAGCATATGGCTAATTTGCCTCCGTTCGTTCTCACCAGCTTGTAAAATAGCCATAGATACC
It encodes the following:
- a CDS encoding DNA-binding response regulator, whose amino-acid sequence is MINILIADDHNVIRSGIKALLDKEPTYNVVAEAVDGLSVLELLDSGIKADILLTDISMPGMDGLELVGNLQANYPQIKSIVLSAHDNEQYVAQAFRAGAAGYLLKSISADELIFAIKHVAKNNQYVASQLSTKILNRMLTVSDRTERVSPHGLEFSEKEVEVLELIAQGYTNQQIADKIFTGKRTVEGYRQGLIDKTGARNTAALVRFAVVNGIIN